In Halovivax gelatinilyticus, the following are encoded in one genomic region:
- the cutA gene encoding divalent-cation tolerance protein CutA, with protein MTTVYLTAPGDVADTLASGLVEGRFAACVNQIPCRSTYRWEGDVTTDDECVLIAKTTSERYDALVEYVSDAHPHDVPCIERFEETDGFDPYETWVRETVTGETDTD; from the coding sequence ATGACGACCGTCTATCTAACCGCCCCTGGAGATGTTGCCGACACCCTCGCTAGCGGTCTCGTCGAGGGCCGGTTCGCCGCGTGCGTAAACCAAATTCCGTGTCGATCTACGTACCGCTGGGAGGGTGACGTCACCACGGACGACGAGTGCGTGCTAATCGCGAAGACGACGTCCGAACGCTACGACGCACTTGTCGAGTACGTCAGTGACGCCCATCCACACGACGTACCGTGTATCGAGCGATTCGAAGAAACCGACGGATTCGATCCGTACGAGACGTGGGTCCGCGAGACGGTCACCGGCGAAACTGATACCGACTGA
- a CDS encoding PRC-barrel domain containing protein, with the protein MCASFSDDDVGKTVVNASGEEVGLVSAVEHDTLRVKPDPGITDSIKAALGWEGTSENTYPLQEESIDRITDDEIRLTGGFQEGERSAAGGTSPSGRDTTGEAGVGTESGRTGGESGIDTDHDDSGLMDTDIGDDDDELIDTDIGDDESGLMDSDRSEPRHEEGLSGGPGDGRTDESSGSEIGTGSETGARGDVGSDMGSGGREGGMSDVGDRSDRSRADRDSGMGDADDDELIDTDIGDDDDDLLDSDDDDDELIDTDIGDDDDDLLDSDDDRRTRDSDR; encoded by the coding sequence ATGTGCGCATCATTCAGTGACGATGACGTGGGGAAGACGGTCGTGAACGCGAGCGGTGAGGAGGTCGGACTCGTCTCCGCCGTCGAGCACGATACGCTCCGCGTCAAACCGGATCCGGGAATCACAGACAGCATCAAAGCCGCGCTCGGTTGGGAGGGAACGAGCGAGAACACCTACCCGCTACAAGAGGAGTCGATCGATCGAATAACCGACGACGAGATTCGTCTCACCGGCGGGTTCCAGGAGGGTGAGCGATCTGCGGCGGGCGGAACGAGCCCGAGCGGTCGGGACACTACCGGCGAGGCCGGTGTCGGAACTGAGTCCGGGCGAACGGGAGGGGAATCTGGGATCGACACCGATCACGACGACAGCGGCCTGATGGACACTGACATCGGTGACGACGATGACGAGTTGATCGACACCGACATCGGCGACGACGAGTCGGGGCTGATGGATTCCGACCGGTCCGAACCACGCCACGAAGAGGGCCTGAGCGGCGGTCCGGGTGACGGTCGAACTGACGAGTCGTCGGGGAGCGAGATCGGAACCGGATCCGAGACCGGCGCTCGTGGCGACGTCGGCTCGGATATGGGTTCGGGCGGCCGTGAGGGAGGGATGTCGGACGTCGGCGATCGTTCCGACCGAAGTCGGGCGGATCGAGACTCGGGAATGGGCGATGCTGACGATGACGAGTTGATCGACACCGATATCGGCGACGATGACGACGACCTGCTGGATTCGGATGACGACGATGACGAGTTGATCGACACCGACATCGGCGACGATGATGACGACCTGTTGGATTCAGACGACGACCGTCGTACACGCGACAGCGATCGGTAG
- a CDS encoding helix-turn-helix domain-containing protein, protein MKTLRIAIDLDDERVPPEMNLASASPAVDRQLILGGSVLDGIESTISYVDGDPDAVEAILSESAVIETYEITGSNDGCFLYCRQELGASGTHLFDAFFEDTIVVVPPFECRADGTVRLTVVGAPDEVQRVFDAAPDDFSIDVIRIGDSVGGPVNELSVRQREAIDVAWEMGYYEVPRENGIEAVASELDCAVSTTSDLLRRAESRLVGNALDAPR, encoded by the coding sequence GTGAAGACACTCAGAATCGCGATCGACCTGGATGACGAACGCGTTCCACCCGAGATGAATCTCGCGAGCGCATCGCCTGCCGTCGACCGCCAGCTGATTCTCGGTGGCTCCGTACTCGATGGGATCGAGTCGACGATATCGTACGTCGATGGGGACCCGGACGCCGTCGAAGCGATCCTCTCGGAGTCAGCGGTCATCGAGACGTACGAGATAACCGGATCGAACGATGGCTGTTTCCTCTACTGCAGACAGGAACTCGGCGCGTCTGGAACGCACCTGTTCGACGCGTTCTTCGAGGATACGATCGTCGTGGTACCACCGTTCGAGTGTCGGGCCGACGGGACTGTTCGATTGACCGTCGTCGGCGCTCCGGACGAGGTACAGCGCGTATTCGACGCCGCCCCCGACGACTTCTCGATAGACGTGATCCGCATCGGCGATTCGGTGGGTGGGCCCGTAAACGAACTCTCCGTCCGTCAACGGGAGGCGATCGACGTTGCCTGGGAGATGGGATACTACGAGGTCCCGCGGGAGAACGGAATCGAAGCGGTCGCGTCGGAACTCGATTGTGCCGTCTCGACGACATCGGATCTATTGAGGCGCGCGGAGTCACGTCTCGTCGGGAACGCACTCGACGCGCCACGGTGA
- a CDS encoding 50S ribosomal protein L11, whose amino-acid sequence MAGTIEALVPGGQANPGPPLGPELGPTPVDVQAVVQEINDQTAAFDGTEVPVTVEYEDDGSFEIDVGVPPTAALVKDEAGFETGSGEPQENFVADLSVEQVKKIAEQKHPDLLAYDLKNATKEVVGTCTSLGVTIEGENPREFKERIDNGEYDDSFAES is encoded by the coding sequence ATGGCTGGAACTATCGAAGCGCTCGTTCCGGGCGGACAGGCCAATCCTGGCCCACCACTCGGACCCGAGCTCGGTCCGACGCCCGTCGACGTGCAGGCGGTCGTACAGGAGATCAACGATCAAACGGCGGCGTTCGACGGCACCGAGGTGCCCGTGACGGTCGAGTACGAAGACGACGGCTCCTTCGAGATCGACGTCGGTGTCCCACCGACGGCCGCGCTGGTGAAAGACGAAGCCGGGTTCGAAACGGGAAGCGGTGAACCGCAGGAAAACTTCGTCGCCGATCTCTCGGTCGAGCAAGTGAAAAAGATCGCCGAACAGAAACATCCCGACCTGCTCGCGTACGATCTGAAGAACGCGACGAAAGAGGTCGTCGGGACCTGTACGTCTCTCGGCGTCACGATCGAGGGAGAAAATCCGCGAGAGTTCAAAGAGCGGATCGACAACGGCGAGTACGACGACTCGTTTGCGGAGTCGTAG
- a CDS encoding PRC-barrel domain-containing protein, which yields MDETPQEITSLVGREVYTNNGVFVGEVEDLKLDLDTQAVTGLAVGQLSRELFEHEARQGQGVIIPYRWVRAVGDVILVADVVERVREPDEEEEVVA from the coding sequence ATGGACGAGACTCCGCAGGAAATCACGTCCCTCGTCGGGCGCGAGGTGTACACGAACAACGGCGTATTCGTCGGCGAGGTCGAGGATTTGAAGCTAGATCTCGATACGCAGGCGGTCACCGGCCTCGCGGTCGGCCAGTTGAGTCGAGAACTGTTCGAACACGAAGCACGCCAGGGACAGGGTGTGATTATCCCGTATCGCTGGGTCCGTGCCGTCGGTGACGTGATTCTCGTCGCTGACGTCGTAGAACGCGTGCGCGAACCCGACGAGGAAGAAGAAGTCGTCGCCTGA
- a CDS encoding 50S ribosomal protein L10 yields the protein MSAEATRQTENLPEWKRAEVDEIETLIDDHENVGVVGITGIPSKQLQDMRRELHGTAVLRVSRNTLQKRGLEAAGVDDLAEHIEGQVGLVLTDENPFSLYRELEASKTPAPIGAGEIAPNDIVIPEGDTGVDPGPFVGELQQIGANARIEDGSIQVMEDSTVLEAGEEVSADLANVLNELGIEAKEVGLDLRAVRADGVVFDPEDLDIDVEAYEQDVATAAAQARNLAVNAVFPTEATAPLLVAKATGEAKSLGLQAAIEDEELMPDLVSKADAQLRALAAQIDDTDALPEELQGVEAPAASAPSESEDESTDDQDETDAAEDDDTDDDDDESGAEGLGAMFG from the coding sequence ATGAGCGCCGAAGCGACGCGTCAAACCGAGAACCTTCCCGAGTGGAAGCGAGCGGAAGTCGACGAAATCGAGACGCTCATCGACGATCACGAGAACGTCGGCGTCGTCGGAATCACCGGCATTCCCTCGAAACAGCTTCAGGACATGCGCCGTGAACTGCACGGAACCGCCGTCCTTCGCGTCAGCCGCAACACGCTCCAGAAGCGAGGGCTCGAAGCGGCCGGAGTCGACGACCTCGCCGAACACATCGAGGGACAGGTCGGGCTCGTCCTCACAGACGAGAACCCGTTCAGCCTCTACCGCGAACTCGAAGCCTCGAAAACACCGGCGCCGATCGGAGCGGGAGAAATCGCACCGAACGACATCGTCATCCCCGAAGGTGACACCGGCGTCGATCCCGGTCCGTTCGTCGGCGAACTCCAGCAGATCGGCGCGAACGCCCGGATCGAAGACGGTTCGATCCAGGTGATGGAAGACTCGACGGTGCTCGAAGCCGGCGAGGAAGTATCCGCCGATCTCGCGAACGTTCTGAACGAACTCGGCATCGAAGCCAAGGAAGTCGGGCTCGACCTGCGAGCGGTTCGGGCCGACGGCGTCGTGTTCGACCCCGAAGACCTCGACATCGACGTCGAGGCCTACGAGCAGGACGTCGCGACCGCCGCCGCGCAGGCTCGGAATCTCGCCGTCAACGCCGTCTTCCCGACCGAAGCGACCGCACCGCTTCTCGTCGCGAAGGCGACCGGCGAAGCCAAGAGCCTCGGTCTGCAGGCGGCCATCGAGGACGAGGAACTCATGCCCGACCTCGTGAGCAAAGCCGACGCACAACTCCGTGCGCTCGCCGCGCAGATCGACGATACGGACGCGTTACCGGAGGAACTCCAGGGCGTCGAGGCCCCAGCGGCGTCGGCCCCGTCGGAGTCTGAAGACGAATCGACCGACGACCAAGACGAAACCGACGCCGCCGAGGACGACGACACCGACGACGATGACGACGAATCCGGTGCTGAAGGACTCGGCGCGATGTTCGGCTGA
- the rpl12p gene encoding 50S ribosomal protein P1, which yields MEYVYAALILNEADEEINEDNLTGVLESAGVDVEESRVKALVAALEDVDIDEAVADAAAVPAAGGAAPAADADDADDEVEETSDVPDTTDDDDDEEEEASGEGLGELFG from the coding sequence ATGGAATACGTTTACGCAGCACTCATCCTGAACGAAGCGGACGAAGAGATCAACGAAGACAACCTGACCGGCGTGCTCGAATCCGCCGGCGTCGATGTCGAGGAATCGCGCGTCAAGGCGCTCGTCGCCGCGCTCGAGGACGTCGACATCGACGAGGCCGTCGCTGACGCCGCGGCCGTTCCAGCCGCCGGCGGCGCCGCACCAGCGGCCGACGCCGACGACGCCGACGATGAGGTCGAAGAGACCAGCGACGTCCCGGACACGACGGACGACGACGATGACGAGGAAGAAGAGGCCAGCGGTGAGGGCCTCGGCGAACTCTTCGGCTAA
- a CDS encoding 50S ribosomal protein L1, with translation MADSDIETAVTSALEESPTRNFTETVDLAINLRDLDLDEPSNRVDESVVLPAGTGQETTIVVFAEGETALRAEDVADDVYDGDELADLGDDDDAAKDLADDTDFFIAEEAMMQNIGRYLGTVLGPRGKMPTPLSPDDDVVETVNRMKNTVQLRSGDRRTFHTRVGAEDMDAEDIADNIDVILRRLHADLEKGPQNIDSIYVKTTMGPSVEVA, from the coding sequence ATGGCAGATTCGGATATCGAAACAGCAGTCACGAGCGCTCTCGAGGAGTCGCCGACTCGTAACTTTACCGAGACGGTAGACCTCGCGATCAATCTTCGTGACCTAGACCTAGACGAACCGTCGAATCGTGTCGACGAGTCCGTCGTCCTCCCGGCCGGCACCGGCCAGGAAACGACGATCGTCGTCTTCGCCGAAGGCGAGACGGCACTCAGAGCCGAAGACGTCGCGGACGACGTCTACGACGGCGACGAGTTAGCCGACCTCGGCGACGACGACGATGCGGCCAAAGATCTGGCCGATGACACCGACTTCTTCATCGCCGAGGAGGCGATGATGCAAAATATCGGTCGCTACCTCGGGACCGTTCTCGGTCCCCGCGGAAAGATGCCGACCCCACTCTCTCCGGACGACGACGTCGTAGAGACAGTCAACCGGATGAAAAACACCGTGCAGCTTCGATCGGGCGATCGACGCACGTTCCACACGCGCGTCGGCGCCGAAGACATGGACGCAGAAGACATCGCCGACAACATCGACGTGATTCTGCGTCGACTGCACGCGGATCTGGAGAAGGGTCCACAGAACATCGACTCCATCTACGTCAAAACGACGATGGGACCGTCAGTGGAGGTGGCCTGA
- a CDS encoding tripartite tricarboxylate transporter permease: protein MGTVELVVDPSLSVQLLAWTVAGSALGSITGLIPGLHANNFALLLAGVAASIPGPPLLVGAAMLAAGVVHTFVNAIPAMALGVPDAEMALTALPGHRLVLEGRGHEAIRLSALGSVLAILVAVPLAVPLTWAVARWYPVVIDHIAIILLGVVLALVVSERTPRRMVGGVLSVTLASALGIIALDIEPEAPLDAGGVLAPLFAGLFGAPVLLDAMRGGGVPPQGDSLLRVSRPALAVTAIAGTVAGAIVGYLPGISAAIAAVAVLVVLPGGEGGIGDTDDRSYIVATSGVDTANTIFALFALWSIGQPRTGVMVAFDSTGASLSLPVLILSVLIAGVFGFLVVIAAGDRYLTLVGSVAYWKISVVVLCLLAALSFLFAGELGILIFAVASAIGFVPVRFRARRVHLMGVLIGPLILATW from the coding sequence ATGGGAACCGTCGAGCTGGTCGTCGATCCGTCGCTTTCCGTGCAGTTGCTCGCCTGGACGGTCGCGGGAAGCGCGCTCGGCTCGATAACGGGATTAATTCCGGGACTTCACGCCAACAATTTCGCGTTGCTACTGGCCGGCGTCGCGGCGTCGATTCCCGGTCCGCCGCTGCTGGTCGGTGCCGCCATGCTCGCTGCGGGGGTCGTCCACACGTTCGTCAACGCGATTCCGGCGATGGCGCTCGGGGTTCCGGACGCCGAAATGGCGCTCACCGCGCTCCCCGGTCATCGGCTTGTGCTCGAGGGGCGAGGTCACGAAGCGATCAGACTCTCGGCGCTCGGAAGCGTCCTCGCAATCCTGGTAGCCGTTCCGCTGGCGGTCCCGCTCACGTGGGCCGTGGCCAGGTGGTATCCGGTCGTGATCGATCACATCGCGATCATTTTGCTCGGCGTCGTACTCGCGCTCGTCGTCTCGGAGCGAACGCCGCGTCGAATGGTGGGCGGCGTGCTCTCGGTTACGCTCGCGTCCGCACTCGGAATAATCGCGCTCGATATCGAGCCGGAGGCGCCGCTCGACGCAGGTGGCGTGCTCGCGCCCCTGTTCGCCGGACTGTTCGGCGCGCCGGTGTTACTCGATGCGATGCGCGGCGGCGGCGTCCCACCTCAGGGAGATTCACTGCTTCGCGTCTCTCGGCCGGCCCTCGCCGTCACGGCGATCGCCGGAACGGTCGCGGGGGCGATTGTCGGCTACCTTCCCGGTATCTCCGCGGCGATCGCGGCGGTCGCGGTACTCGTCGTCTTGCCGGGCGGTGAAGGCGGTATCGGCGACACCGACGACCGAAGTTACATCGTCGCGACGAGCGGGGTCGATACCGCGAATACGATTTTCGCGCTGTTCGCACTGTGGTCGATCGGACAGCCGAGAACGGGCGTGATGGTGGCATTCGATAGTACGGGCGCCTCGCTCTCGCTTCCCGTCTTGATTCTCTCGGTACTGATTGCCGGGGTGTTCGGATTTCTCGTCGTCATCGCGGCCGGAGATCGGTATCTCACGCTCGTCGGATCCGTCGCTTACTGGAAGATCTCCGTCGTCGTACTCTGTTTATTGGCCGCGCTGTCCTTCCTGTTCGCCGGCGAATTGGGCATCCTCATCTTCGCCGTGGCGAGTGCGATCGGATTCGTTCCCGTTCGGTTTCGGGCCCGACGCGTCCACCTGATGGGCGTTCTCATCGGACCGCTGATACTCGCGACGTGGTGA
- a CDS encoding class I SAM-dependent methyltransferase, which translates to MNDDSATRPGKVSRSDDYESSDECRPDQESDVIGTDDCADVILDSFDATGATVLSEGTDRTYTDAVDELDVDGDPDRGRGLYDWWSGKERLYDGVMGLAEPLREDTFEALSLESDEIVLDLACGPGTNFERLRDGVGPDGAVIGLDYSPGMARQAAELVDEQGWSNVTVVLGDATNTCGPDQAFDVIVTTFALHTMADANTVIENAYDALAPDGRFVVLDSRPITDGPARIVNPIYERLIAWTVNHQRGQDTRSLLEETFDSIDVVETYDAGAGYLAVATKDA; encoded by the coding sequence GTGAACGACGATTCCGCAACTCGACCGGGGAAGGTATCGAGATCGGACGACTACGAATCGAGCGATGAGTGTCGACCGGATCAAGAATCTGACGTGATCGGCACGGACGACTGCGCAGACGTGATCCTGGATTCGTTCGACGCCACCGGTGCAACCGTTCTCTCCGAGGGGACGGACCGCACGTACACCGATGCGGTAGATGAACTCGACGTGGATGGTGATCCCGACCGTGGCCGCGGACTCTACGACTGGTGGAGTGGAAAAGAGCGATTGTACGACGGCGTTATGGGTCTCGCCGAACCGTTACGCGAGGATACGTTCGAGGCGCTCTCACTCGAATCCGACGAGATAGTCCTCGATCTGGCCTGCGGGCCGGGAACGAACTTCGAGCGATTGCGCGACGGGGTCGGTCCCGATGGGGCCGTCATCGGGCTCGATTACAGCCCCGGGATGGCGCGTCAGGCGGCCGAACTCGTCGACGAACAGGGGTGGTCCAACGTGACAGTCGTTCTCGGTGATGCGACCAACACGTGTGGACCCGACCAAGCGTTCGACGTGATCGTCACCACATTCGCGCTCCACACGATGGCCGACGCGAACACGGTCATCGAGAACGCGTACGACGCATTGGCACCGGACGGCCGGTTCGTCGTCCTGGATTCCAGGCCGATCACCGACGGACCCGCACGGATCGTCAATCCGATCTACGAACGGCTGATCGCGTGGACGGTCAACCACCAGCGTGGACAGGACACGCGTTCGTTGCTCGAAGAGACGTTCGACTCGATCGACGTCGTCGAAACGTACGACGCGGGGGCGGGGTACCTGGCGGTGGCGACGAAAGACGCGTAG
- a CDS encoding DHH family phosphoesterase, with protein MSAGATISTASEYAILGCGSVGYAVAEELVEQGKDVRIVDKDENRVESLRDQDLDARTADITESAVIDLIDGCDVVLILASDVDANTTAVDLIRSSGQDTFIIARANDPISGDELSELGADVVINPSAVIADSALRALESGELAHNAETLAAIIERTDSRMAIVTKDNPDPDSIASAAAMQAIANHLGVESDIVYMGDIGHQENRAFVNLLGIELHLWEDPASNETYDTLAFVDHASSPTLDRPVDVIIDHRETDVEADPEFVDVRPSMSSTSTIMTKYIQEFDLNVSEEVATALLYGIRAETLDFKRDTTPADLTAAAYLYPFANHDTLEQVESPSMSPETLDVLAEAIANRDVQGSHLVSNAGFVRDREALSQAANHLLNLEGVTTTAVFGIAEERIFLAARSKDIRMNIGRVLDDAYGEIGEVAGHSTQSSAEIPLGIFTGIQISEDTRETLLDLTEEAVTRTLFDAMGVEGSEGSNGN; from the coding sequence ATGAGCGCGGGTGCTACGATCTCCACTGCGTCGGAATACGCTATCCTCGGCTGTGGCAGCGTCGGATACGCCGTCGCAGAGGAGCTCGTCGAGCAAGGGAAGGACGTTCGAATCGTCGACAAAGACGAAAATCGGGTCGAATCGCTTCGAGATCAAGATCTCGACGCCAGAACCGCAGACATCACCGAGTCCGCTGTGATCGACCTCATCGACGGCTGTGACGTGGTGTTGATCCTGGCGTCCGACGTCGACGCCAATACGACGGCGGTCGACCTCATCCGGTCGTCCGGGCAAGATACGTTCATCATCGCGCGCGCAAACGATCCGATTTCGGGAGACGAACTCTCCGAACTCGGCGCGGACGTGGTGATCAACCCGTCGGCCGTGATCGCAGATTCCGCCCTTCGCGCGCTGGAATCCGGCGAGCTGGCGCACAACGCGGAAACGCTCGCGGCGATCATCGAGCGGACCGATAGCCGAATGGCGATCGTCACGAAGGACAACCCGGATCCGGACTCGATCGCGAGCGCCGCTGCGATGCAAGCCATCGCGAACCACCTCGGCGTCGAATCCGACATCGTCTACATGGGCGATATCGGTCACCAGGAAAATCGCGCGTTCGTCAACCTACTCGGCATCGAACTGCACCTCTGGGAGGATCCCGCATCGAACGAGACCTACGACACCCTCGCGTTCGTCGATCACGCGAGTTCGCCGACGCTCGATCGCCCGGTCGACGTCATCATCGACCACCGGGAAACCGACGTCGAGGCGGATCCCGAGTTCGTCGACGTCAGACCGAGTATGTCCTCGACGTCGACGATCATGACGAAATACATCCAGGAGTTCGATTTAAACGTCTCCGAAGAAGTCGCTACCGCGCTTCTATACGGGATCCGCGCCGAAACCCTGGACTTCAAACGCGATACGACCCCAGCCGACCTCACCGCAGCTGCGTACCTCTATCCGTTCGCCAACCACGACACGCTCGAACAGGTCGAATCGCCGTCGATGTCGCCCGAAACGCTGGACGTACTCGCCGAAGCGATCGCCAATCGGGACGTCCAGGGCAGCCATCTCGTGTCGAATGCGGGTTTCGTCAGAGATCGTGAAGCGCTCTCACAGGCGGCGAACCACCTGCTCAATCTCGAGGGGGTGACGACGACGGCCGTGTTCGGTATCGCCGAAGAGCGGATTTTCCTCGCCGCGCGATCGAAAGACATCCGAATGAATATCGGTCGAGTCTTAGACGACGCCTACGGCGAAATCGGCGAGGTCGCCGGACACTCCACGCAGTCGAGCGCGGAGATTCCACTCGGCATCTTTACCGGCATTCAGATATCCGAAGACACCCGCGAGACGTTACTCGATCTCACCGAAGAAGCGGTCACTCGAACCCTGTTCGACGCGATGGGCGTCGAAGGGAGCGAAGGATCGAACGGGAATTGA
- a CDS encoding phosphoenolpyruvate carboxykinase (ATP) — MSETGTEPPTAARRLPDPERAANIQYNLSLTELRELAGDDERATEYGSPAYVSEYRSRSADRTKNAIDHAFDDDDHAIVRDAIGEVSNREMVCVDRLVGRHPDATYCCRLYVPTEFARIALTWAKLFEPTDGRDPDFTTVQLPDREDVAIRILPDEGTTVVVGSDYTGEAKKSFLRLFMYRVKTQGGLGLHAGSKRVTVRDDADEQRTVGQLFLGLSATGKSTLTSHGCWLEEPESAEMTQDDVCAILPDGSVAGSEGKGLYIKTIGLTADEQPALYDAATADSAVLENVAVDEDGAVDFDDDSYTSNGRAVVQREELSSAADDIDLDRVDQIFFITRNPLMPPVAKLDGAQAAVAFMLGESIETSAGDPERAGESIRVVGTNPFIIGPEGEEGNTFQQLVDSLDVDCFVLNTGYVGDESVDIGVYESVTILTEIARGSVEWTADERLGMTIPETVPGIDVDQFYVPDHVDEFEDAIDELRTDRREYLASFPTLDEEIVDAVY, encoded by the coding sequence ATGTCCGAAACCGGGACCGAACCGCCGACGGCCGCTCGACGACTCCCCGATCCGGAGCGGGCCGCGAATATTCAGTATAATCTCTCGCTAACAGAACTTCGCGAGTTGGCGGGCGACGACGAGCGGGCGACCGAGTACGGTTCCCCAGCGTACGTGAGCGAGTATCGTTCGCGTAGTGCAGATCGAACGAAGAATGCGATCGACCACGCGTTCGACGACGACGATCACGCGATCGTTCGCGACGCCATCGGGGAGGTGTCGAACCGTGAGATGGTGTGCGTCGACCGCCTCGTCGGTCGCCACCCCGATGCGACGTACTGTTGTCGACTCTACGTTCCGACCGAATTCGCCCGGATCGCGTTGACCTGGGCGAAACTCTTCGAACCGACAGACGGACGAGACCCCGATTTTACGACCGTCCAACTGCCGGATCGCGAGGACGTGGCGATCAGAATCCTTCCCGACGAAGGGACCACCGTCGTCGTCGGAAGCGACTACACCGGAGAGGCGAAGAAGTCGTTTCTCCGGCTGTTCATGTACCGGGTCAAGACCCAGGGCGGACTCGGACTTCACGCTGGAAGCAAACGCGTGACGGTACGCGACGACGCGGACGAGCAACGGACGGTCGGACAACTCTTTCTCGGACTCTCGGCGACCGGTAAGTCGACGCTTACCTCTCACGGGTGCTGGCTCGAAGAGCCGGAATCGGCCGAGATGACCCAGGACGACGTCTGTGCGATCCTTCCGGACGGCTCCGTGGCGGGCAGCGAAGGCAAGGGACTGTACATCAAGACGATCGGGCTCACGGCCGACGAGCAACCCGCGCTGTACGACGCGGCAACGGCCGACTCCGCCGTGCTCGAGAACGTCGCGGTCGACGAGGACGGAGCCGTCGATTTCGACGACGACTCGTACACGTCGAACGGCCGCGCGGTCGTCCAGCGCGAGGAACTCTCGAGCGCCGCTGACGATATCGACCTCGATCGCGTCGACCAGATTTTCTTCATCACGCGTAATCCGCTCATGCCGCCCGTCGCGAAACTCGACGGGGCTCAGGCCGCCGTCGCGTTCATGCTCGGCGAATCGATCGAAACGAGCGCCGGCGATCCCGAGCGGGCCGGTGAGTCGATTCGCGTCGTCGGGACGAATCCGTTCATCATCGGTCCCGAAGGCGAAGAAGGAAACACGTTCCAGCAGCTCGTCGACTCGCTCGATGTCGACTGTTTCGTACTCAACACGGGGTACGTCGGCGACGAGTCGGTCGACATCGGCGTCTACGAATCGGTCACGATCCTGACCGAGATTGCCAGAGGCTCCGTCGAATGGACCGCGGACGAGCGACTCGGAATGACGATTCCGGAAACGGTTCCCGGGATCGATGTCGACCAGTTCTACGTCCCCGACCACGTCGACGAATTCGAGGACGCGATCGACGAACTTCGAACCGACCGACGCGAGTATCTCGCCTCGTTCCCGACGTTGGACGAAGAAATCGTCGACGCAGTGTACTGA
- a CDS encoding elongation factor 1-beta has product MGKVAAKIKVMPNSPEIDLDELQDRLESSLPEGAKINGVEREDVAFGLVALFPTVIVPDGSGGTEAVEESFTDVDGVESVGVENVGRI; this is encoded by the coding sequence ATGGGTAAGGTAGCAGCCAAGATCAAAGTCATGCCGAACAGCCCCGAAATCGACCTCGACGAGCTTCAAGACCGGCTCGAAAGCTCACTTCCCGAGGGAGCGAAGATCAACGGCGTCGAGCGCGAAGACGTCGCCTTCGGGCTCGTCGCACTCTTTCCGACCGTCATCGTCCCCGACGGATCGGGCGGAACCGAAGCCGTCGAAGAGAGCTTTACTGACGTCGATGGCGTAGAGAGCGTCGGCGTCGAGAACGTCGGCCGAATTTAA
- a CDS encoding HVO_2753 family zinc finger protein produces MSTTEDRGQRSCVSCGINVAGTNAARFKCPDCGTQIHRCSTCRKQSNLYECPDCEFTGP; encoded by the coding sequence ATGAGTACGACCGAGGACCGCGGACAGCGCTCGTGCGTCTCCTGTGGCATCAACGTCGCAGGAACGAACGCCGCTCGGTTCAAGTGCCCCGACTGTGGCACGCAGATTCACCGGTGTTCGACGTGCAGAAAGCAGAGTAACCTCTATGAGTGTCCCGACTGCGAATTCACCGGTCCGTGA
- a CDS encoding HEWD family protein: protein MSKADTSISIRTPEARRCERCGRIERWNQQRAGWELNNHDGRRQIGSPQCIHEWNITGNFSP from the coding sequence ATGAGTAAAGCCGACACTTCGATATCGATCCGGACGCCCGAGGCGCGTCGGTGCGAGCGCTGTGGCCGGATCGAACGGTGGAATCAGCAGCGGGCGGGATGGGAACTCAACAACCACGATGGACGTCGACAGATCGGTTCGCCACAGTGTATTCACGAGTGGAATATTACCGGAAATTTCTCCCCGTAA